Part of the Engraulis encrasicolus isolate BLACKSEA-1 chromosome 23, IST_EnEncr_1.0, whole genome shotgun sequence genome is shown below.
CGACAGAAGTCCCTCCCAACTCCTACTACCACTCGCTTTACCCCAAAATCATTCAAGACATAGAGGTGAGTTTTCATAGGCTCACTTGATCACGTACCTAAGTGCAAGGTCATCTTGCGCTAGTTTGCCACTCCAGGGCTCAAACCCGCAACCTACTTGTTTACGCTCCAGTTCaacatgggaggcacagtacgataccattTTAAAGGTTCAGACTGATGGCTCAGTGCTACCTATACTGGCTTcaggaaggaggtttactaatgtatGACTGACTAACTCACAcactataaaacacacacacacatgcacacaatcagggctctagATGCAATGTTTTTCGTCACCAACCGGAATGGATTGTGGATGTGTATCTACTAGCCAAagacacactcagtaatgggtcaaaggggctagtaagttggtctttgcCACCAGACAAACTTTACCAGCATTTTGCCGGTtgactggtgttcatttagagccttgCACACAATACATTCACTGAAGCATACTGAAggacacacaatgtacacaatgcacacacatacacacaagttcaCACATGCCCATTAAATCATAGGCACATGAATCTCTCTATTGcgagcacacgtgcacacacgcatgcatgcacatgcacaggccaTAGGCATGCGTATGCTCTTTCAATCATAGTCACATGCGTACACACGCGAGCGCACACCGACTTGCCAACTCATTCACAtgttctctcttgtgctctctctctctctctctctctctctctctctctctctctctctctctctctctctctctctctctctctctctctctctctctctctctctctctctctctccctgtgtgtgtgtgtgtctgtctgtgtgtgtgtgtctgtctgtctcatacaCCCACAAGCATACATAACATCTTTTATTTCAAACAGTCACAAATTACACAAACCCGCTTATGTGGACagactccctctctcttactcacacacacacacttctttatttgtgcccacaatttaaAACAGGGTTTCTACACGCACAAActtcgcggacacacacacacacagtgtatacatGAATTGAATGTGGTTGTGTCTTGTCGTCCCCAGACCATCGAGGCCAACTGGCGGTGTGGTAGGCATAacctgcagaggatccagtgtcGCTCGGAGAACAGCAAGGGAGTCTACTGCCTGCAGTACGACGACGACAAGATCATCAGTGGCCTTCGAGACAACtccatcaaggtgtgtgtgtgtgtgtgtgtgtgtgtgtgtgtgtgtgtgtgtgcgtgtgcgtgtgtgtgtgtgtgtgtgtgtgtttgtgtgtgtgcgcgcgcaacagAAACACTAGCAGTCATgggctaaatgaaaataaaaattctCAATGACATGCTTTGTGGCAAAATGAAAAATATCTTTGTGGTCCATTTGATTGTTGTTTATAACAAAACTTAGCtgatctttttttccttctttctttctttctttctttttttctttctttctttttctttctgtcttgctaCTGTTCattcctgtttgtttgtgtttttcactGTCTCCTGAGAGGGTTTCTCCCTTCAGATGCTGAATTTATGTGTTTACTCACTTGACTGTAACTTGTCATTATGTGAACCAGTGAAGAGGATAACAggatgacactctctctctctctctctctctctctctctctctctctccctctccctccctccacatcaGATCTGGGATAAACAGTCTCTGGAGTGTCTGAAGATCTTGACGGGCCATACAGGCTCGGTGTTGTGTCTGCAGTATGACGAGCGGGTCATCGTCACCGGATCATCAGACTCCACTGTCAGGTACATAGAAgagatcactcactcactcacgcactcactcactcactcactcactcactcactcactcactcactcactcactcactcactcactcactcactcactcactcagacacacaagaaaaaaggctGGTTCCAACAATATGTTGAATTGCTGTTAAAGTTCTGTGTGCATGCTCATATTTGttagtttgtgtgtacatgtgtatgtgttaatACCCATTTTCAGGGttctcacacacataaaaaaataagCACCTACGCCCATGCACTAAAAAGATTCCTGGTTTTATGCACGTGTTCTTGTATGTTACTACCCCTTTGCGGGAcacttgggtgtgtgtgcttggctgcATCCTATACTCTCTCTCCTGGgcatctaaagtgtgtgtgtgttggtgtaaaaCCACTGCCCTTTTTTGCAGAGCACGTGTACAAGCCTTTGGTATTGCACCTGCAGATATTTGGTTTGTAAATGTTTATTTAGGATAGCATTTAGAAGTTACCcagtgagtgtgcacacacaggcacacagcgcccagtacacacacacacacacacacacacacactccgcataTACACAGACCAACGAATGTTCTGTCCCTCCCtaactccttccctccctctttttggctagttttttatttgtttgtaaaAGTCctcccttgctgtgtgtgtgtgtgtgtgtgtgtgtgtgtgtgtgtgtgtgtgtgtgtgtgtgtgtgtgtgtgtgtgtgtgtgtgtgtgtgtgtgtgtgtgtgtgtgtgtgtgtgtgtgtcggtcagcATGCGTCCTCCAGCTGACATCATGAATTTGAGCGTTTTCTGACTAATCCTAATATTTGTCCTGGAAAACTCCCTGAAGACTTCTGGATGAGATGACCCTGACCTCAAAAAACATTAACAACCCTCGCGAGCCACTGTgctgcattcagacacacacacacacacacacacacacacacacacacacacacacacacacacacacacacgtgtgtgtattttACGACCGTgcacatttggtgtgtgtgtgtgaatgctcgcTTGCAAGAAAAAGACGGTGAAGAagggaaagactgtgtgtgtttgtgtgagtacatacacaagtgtgtatgtgcgtacacgagcgtgtgtgtacgacgtactgtatgtgtatgcaggcTTCCAAGCATGCAAAAGATTGATGAAGGAAAAGACAGCGCaagagtgtgtgaatgtctgcATATAATAGTGTTAAAGGACCTTGTAACATCAATCAAGCGCCAGTGGAGAATGACTGTGACACCCAAGCCCTTTAAAAGTCcccacgctgctgctgctgctgaacacCACACCAGCCGCGCTGGGAAATCTCCACGGAAAGGCTGACCTCACTTCCTGACACTGAGCcgcctgacagacacacagacagatgtgcaTGCCCCTGGTGTCATGTTTTCcagcgtgcgcttgtgtgtgcgcgtgcacgctcgGGCCTTTGCATTTGTGGGTTGttggtttacgtgtgtgtgtgtgtgtgtattagtacaCGTATACGCAAtcgtggtgtgtgaatgtgtgtgtgtgtgtatatctgaatCTTAATCTGTACACGTATGCCCACATGTAAAGCGTGTGTGTCTACGCGCACATGCACCTTTTGCATTTGTGgtcgagtgcctgtgtgtgtgcttaggatATGTATCTGTGTTACGcaatgtgtgtggttgggtgtgctCTTTTATTTGCATTTATGGTTGTCAGATCTATGTTGCGTAATCTGAACATTTGCATGCCTGTTTATGTGTGCCTTTTCATGCACGGGCCCACTCATCACCAATCAGGCTCCAATGCAAATCTGACTAGTTTACGGGCACAGCCATTCATTCAATCTagccaataacaacaacaacaaaaacctccATTCAGCTGTACGTCACAATAACCCTTTCTTTTAGATCATATTATAAGCTTGAAATGGTAACAACGTggctttactttctttttttttctttttttaaaggacaGTAGagatggctgggagagagagactgagttgggttgggaaatgaccctggccagattcgaacctgagTGCCCCTGGGCAGGGTTGCCCATATATGTGGCTTGTTAGCACAGTGCTCCACAGTCCACTTAAagttggggttgcaggtatgacatcacgttgggggagctgccccaggattctaaggttctacatagacttctatgagcctgcggaacccccaacgtgatgtcataatagtacattttcttaaaatggttaacctgcaaccccacctttttaaTTTGATACTTAATACAATCACTTttgctgtgatgtagttgagcTTTTTCAGAGTTGGATTGCCAAGGGATCGACACTAGGGGGCAGCAGAGCCAAGCGTGTGTCTACCAGGGGCCTGTAATGGAAAGGCCATTAGTCTGGTGTTCATGACTTAAGTAGGGCTGCACGTCTACGGCTTTGAAGGCGCCTCTCCGGGGGTTATTACGCTAACTGGTTTGGACATGAAGGAAGTGCATTACCTTACCGCTTAGCTTACCGTACCGTCTGACTCGCGCCTTTTTAAAGTTTTAACTCTGTTTCTTTTACTTCTCTACTTACTGTTTTTGTTGCTATGCGACCTAGCTGCACGTCTTTTCATACTCCCCTGCCGGTCTTTTATTTTCGTACGTCATTGCCATAATTCATATATTCACATGGACTCATTTTTCACAGATTTGTTGTTTCTGAatgtcttcatctctttctctcctttctgctTCTTCTTTCCTTGTTTGTTTCCCTGCTATgattccctctgtctctgtgtctctctctctctctctctctctctctctcttccccccctctccctccggcctctttcttactctcttcatccctctctctccctcccaaagTTGTGGTCATGGGCGAATTGCCGAACACGTTGATCCACCACAACGGGGCAGTGCTGCACCTGATTCTTAAATGTTGATGAtctaattctctctttctctctctctccctccctccctccctctttccatccctcctctcccatccaggGTGTGGGACGTGGGCTCGGGCGAGGTGCTCAACACCTTGATCCACCACAACGAGGCGGTGTTGCACCTGCGCTTCTGCAACGGGCTGATGGTGACGTGCTCCAAGGACCGCTCCATCGCCGTCTGGGACATGGCCTCGCCCACCGACATCAGCCTGCGCCGCGTGCTGGTGGGCCACCGAGCCGCAGTCAACGTGGTCGACTTTGACGACAAGTACATCGTCTCCGCCTCGGGAGACCGCACCATCAAGGTAAGAGAGGgaaagacgcatgcacacacacacacacacacacatacacaatgggtGGTTAGGAGAGCTGGGGTCTAAAAAGTGAGGGGCACAGCACTGCCGTCGACTTTGATGACAAGTACATCGCCTTTGCTTACTTTGAGGCAGCACCATCAAACTGAGGAGACCGGGGCAGACGGTTAGATCATCAAGATTAGATAATCAGACAGAATGAGTGGGTGTCTGGGACAGATTGGAATCGGTGAAAGGCCAAGTGACCAAGGTTGCACCATCAAGGTTGGTTTTgggcagggagaaagagagaagaggggggagaggaaaaggaagattGGGCAGATTGGGGATAAGAGAAAGAGGTTTTAAAAGGGAGCCTGAGCACACGTCTGACAGGCTGGGTAACGGGCAGGACAGATGCATCATATTTGCTAACATCCACTTGGGTCAACTCCTATGTCAGGTTCTTGGTCTCTGCAGACGGCACCATCAGGGTGAGTTTCACAGAGTCGGGTGAGGATCGGAGATCGAGattaagagagagtaagagagagagaggaagagagtcgaGAGAGAAAATATTAGCCTTTCGTATTTTAGGTCATGCTTCCTTCTAGTCTTATCAGTTCTGCTATTCCATCTGTTTTTATTCCTTTCTTCAATCGTGCATGACTTTGTTTTGTTTAAATTACTGAGCAGTCTTGGGGTcttgaacagaaaaaaaaagtgaaaaatgggcCAAAGTTTGAGTGTAACTGGCAGTGTTTTCACTGCTGTTAGTTCTCATTGCTCACTGTTTGAAAGTCGAACTGGAGAAGCTAAAAAGGCATAACACTCTCGAGGGTGTATTGTTAACACGCAACAGGAAGGGTTTTTAAACATTTAAGTCTTGTCTCCCTCTCCGTATTCATTCCATCTTGCTAGAATAAAGGAGGAACACTGTTTATTTCTTTCTGTACattttcacacgcacgcacaaaacacCAGAATCTGTGTGAAGCAGAACCGACCCACCATCGTCAGAATCAACCAAGCAACTACAGTTATCCTGATGTCTTCCATTTTGTTTATTTCTATAAACATTTTCATgcaaaaaaaactttgaaaatgTGTCACTGACGTTTTGACGTCTTCCATGCATAGTCATTGAGACCTTGATGACTCATGGGATCAGATCGGATTCTGTTCATTTATTTCCATATATTTTAACACAAAAAAGGTTTGAAACCATTGACCCAAGTGACTAAGGCCTTCTTGACATCTTCAATGCTCTCATGTTGAGAACCTGACTCCCAGTAATGAAACAAATACAAGTTCTGTTTATTTATCTGTTGCCTATacacccaatttttttttttccaaatgccaTGTTGATGTCTTACATGCGTAGATATCAAGCATGGGAACCTGGCTCACACGATCAGATTGGACAGGCCAGGTCGGGTCGACATGAATAAAACATCACAGGAACAATCTGCtccctgtgtgtgcctctgcctctgcctctgccgctCCGCGTTTGTCTTGTAATATCACTCAGCTCACGACCgggccaaggcaaggcaaggaccACTGCTGCTGTGTTGGTTGGCAGGACCGCAGACTCAAGGGCTTTTACTTtttctgctcgctctctctctctctctctctctctctctctctctctctctctctctttctctctttctctttttctctttctctctctctctctctctctctctctctctctctgtctctctctctcacattcacttctctctctgtctctctccctcgctcgctcgctcgctctaacttcattctctctctctctctctctctctctagctctcactctctctctctctctctctctctctctctctctctctctctctctctctctctctctctctcacattcacttctctctctctctctctctctctctctagctctcactctctcacattcacttctctctctgtctctctctctctctcactctctcacattcacctctctctctctctctctctctctctctctctctctctctctctctctctctctctctctctctctctctctctctctctctctctctctctctcccctgagtTTTGGCTTCTTGGTTCGTGGGACCCACTGGAGGCCTGCTTGGGTCTCACGTTTCGGCGGTTGGCTGATCTGGCTGCTCGGCTCTCCTCAATATTGTGGCTCTTTGGGTCCAAAAGAGTAAATGGTCATGTCCAGAGGTTGATTTAATTAGGAGTGTTATGATTGTGTGGCTTGATTGTTGGCTAATGCTTTTCCCCTCTGCTCTGTTGCTTTTagaagtgtgtttgtttgtgttgtgatcctaactttttgtgtgtgtgtgtgatttcaggtGTGGAGTACCAGCACGTGTGAGTTTGTGCGTACCCTGAACGGCCATAAGAGGGGCATCGCCTGTCTGCAGTATCGGGACCGGCTCGTGGTCAGCGGCTCCTCGGACAACACtatcaggtgcgtgtgtgtgcgtgtgtgtgtgtgtgcgtgtgtgcgtgtgtgtgcgtgcgtgcgtgcgtgtgtgtgtgtgtgtgtgtctgtctgtctgtgtgaccgCATGCCTGTGCGTCAGTTCATACAGCATGTCACAGTACCTGCCTCTATGCGTGTCTatttgcctgcttgtgtgtgcgtatgtgtggtgtgcgtgtttgtttttgtgtgtgtgcctgtgtgttgtatTGTACCAACtgccttattgtgtgtgtgtgtgagtgtttgtggagGCAGTCCGTGGGAAATGCTTTGTGCTTTGGAAGCAATGCTGAGCGCATGATGTGTTCTCTGGCCTGTGATGTGGCATGTGTGTTGTGCTCctaattctctctgtctctcccggtGTTGTCATTGTATTCCTGATTCTGTGTGCCTCTTCtcaccctgtgtttgtgtgtgtgtatgtgtgtgtgtgtgtgtgtgtgtgtgtgtgtgtgtgtgtgtgtgtgtgtgtgtgtgtgtgtgtgtttgtgtgtgtgtatgtgtgtgtctgtggtttgttctctctctcatgtctatATGTGTTCGCGTGCGCTGTGTTACCAATTCTGTTTTCTGATActaactgtgtatgtgtttgtgtgtgtgcatgtctgtggtttgttctctctctcgtgtctgtgtgtgttcgcgtgcgctGTGGTACCAATTCTGTTTTCTGATACTAactcagggtgtatgcagggttttaaaaagtattaaaaggtgataaattaaaaagtcaaaatttaatggccttaaaagtagtaaatttgctcaaaaagtattattttttgaaaaactgggtattatttttttgagttgcaccattttgataaaaaaaaatctttctttattcactgtttatcacagtttttccatACACCAGTGATTCGCCCAACAGTAGCCACAAGACCTAGTTCATAGCAGAGTCGTGCCATAGAAAGCAGACATTTGAACAGCACTCTGGAATCGCACTGCTCCCCTTCGGACGTCTTTTTGCAAAACAcaaaagtgtaatgtagtgtttagaaggtagaaatgacaaaagatgtattgttaatactggaatcggaatgtcgtgatggttgtaaaaaaaatctaaaggtagtgaaaaagggtattaaatggtagtaaatttgacttcaacattgctgtatataccctgttactgtgtgtgtgtttgtgtgtgtttcaggctgtGGGATATAGAGTGTGGGGCGTGTCTGCGGGTTCTGGAAGGCCATGAGGAGCTGGTTCGCTGCATTCGATTTGACAACAAGCGTATCGTCAGTGGAGCATACGACGGGTcagcaagtctctctctctctctctgtctgtctgtctgtctgtctctctctctctctctctctctctctctctctctctctctctctgtgtgtcacatTCATCTGCATTTCTTGGATGCATCTCTGCACTCACAACCtctatttctctcgctctctctctctatcgctcggtCTCTCTGTCACATTCAACCGTGTTTCTTggacacacatctgcacacacccaatttctttttctctctctctcgctctctatttgtgtgtcttggacacattcttacactctctcacacacacacaagatcattCTCTTTCTCCACTTGGACACGTATTAAGATTTAGCACCCAGTAGTTCCCAATGTCCTTTCTTGCTTTATCACATCTGTTCCTCGTTGTTCATGATTGCTCAttgtcatttacacacacacacacacacacacacacacacacacacacacacacacacacacacacacacacacacacagacagacacagacgttTGTCGATAGCCGTGTgattcttgtctcctctcctctgcagtaaAATTAAAGTGTGGGACCTGCAAGCAGCCCTGGATCCCCGTGCTCCAGCCAGCACCCTGTGTCTTCGCACACTAGTGGTGAGTCagtctgtgtgtatttgggttggggtgtatgtgtttttgtcatTCTGTGTATATGTtattgaataagtgtgtgtgtgtgtgtgtgtgtgtgtgtgtgtgtgtgtgtgtgtgtgtgtgtgtgtgtgtgtgtgtgtgtgtgtgtgtgtgtgtgtgtgtgtgtgtgtgtgtgtgtgtgtgtgtgtgcgtgtgtgtgtgtgcgcgcgcgcgtttttgtgatcttgtctgtgtgtgttgacatgtacTATGACTGTACCGAATACTTCATGCGAAAGAAATTTCATCCAGTAAAGCGGGGCTGAAAGGCATGCGTGTTGGCCAGTGCCAGCGCTGCCTTGGCAGGGCAGCGAGTGTGTGGGGCTcagcttcactctcctctcctctcctccttttccactcctgctctgctgctctgctctcagAGCTGGTGTTACATAGCCATTCCACAGAGAAAGCCacacttctccccctctctctctgccagtctgCCTCTACCCTTCCAAACTAGCCAGGTGATTTAAAAAGTAGATTAAGGCACAAGCCAATTCCCTGAATcccttctgtgtgtgcgtgtgcgtgtgtgcgtgcttgcgtgtctgtAAGCGAACCCACACACCATCCCAGAGCTCATAACACACACTTGATCTCTGTGGCATGTCCACTTGCAAAGGTAGACAACATTCCAttattgtttattactttgttattgttgttaccGTGGCAACAAAATTCCATGGTTACCCTGATTCTAATTCCCGTTGTCCTTTCAGCCGTGGCCTAATTGGTGAGGGATTTGGTCTTGGGATCAGAGGgtagcaggttcaaatcccagccttACCAATAggatatgtgtggatgtgtgtggtctCCCAACAACAttatccatgtctgaagtgctcttgagcaaggcatccgACCTCCCGtagctcctgggactgtaaccaataacctgtaccttttaaaaaacaagcaaaaaaacgtTGATTGCTTTGGGTAGAAATCGCCAACTGAGTGAATTGTAATAATGTGGCATGCCCACTTGCAAAGATAGGCAGCATTCCAATGTTTGTGTGATACTGTTGTTTCTGTGGCAACGGAGTGCTACCAAGATTCTTATTCCCATTGTGTGTTGTTGGGTTCTGTTGCAGGAGCATTCGGGCCGCGTGTTCCGTCTCCAATTCGACGAGTTCCAGATCATCAGCAGTTCCCATGACGACACCATTCTCATCTGGGACTTCCTGAACGTCACAGCCAACGGCCAGCCAGAGGGACGCTCGCCCTCGAGGACCTACACTTACATCTCCAgatagcaggtacacacacagacatgcagcacacacactagCTCTATCTCACTTTTTTTCCTCACGcctacatctacacacacacactaccgctaTCAAACTTTTCCGA
Proteins encoded:
- the LOC134440605 gene encoding F-box and WD repeat domain-containing 11-B — protein: MRTATQGWVSIFASSFGRNNNMEPEMEDKTLELMTMTTMDPQNHSDDLSPKKTTSLKMGGNGVVAGSRKRPSQGNFDKEKDVCIQLFDQWSEGDQVEFVEHLISRMCHYQHGHINSYLKPMLQRDFITALPARGLDHIAENILSFLDARSLCSAELVCKEWQRVISEGMLWKKLIERMVRTDPLWKGLSERHQWEKYLFKNRTTEVPPNSYYHSLYPKIIQDIETIEANWRCGRHNLQRIQCRSENSKGVYCLQYDDDKIISGLRDNSIKIWDKQSLECLKILTGHTGSVLCLQYDERVIVTGSSDSTVRVWDVGSGEVLNTLIHHNEAVLHLRFCNGLMVTCSKDRSIAVWDMASPTDISLRRVLVGHRAAVNVVDFDDKYIVSASGDRTIKVWSTSTCEFVRTLNGHKRGIACLQYRDRLVVSGSSDNTIRLWDIECGACLRVLEGHEELVRCIRFDNKRIVSGAYDGKIKVWDLQAALDPRAPASTLCLRTLVEHSGRVFRLQFDEFQIISSSHDDTILIWDFLNVTANGQPEGRSPSRTYTYISR